A section of the Actinomycetota bacterium genome encodes:
- a CDS encoding HIT family protein codes for MTDCPACKRNQAADRGEDPWAVARLTTGYVKVHEIRYFRGYTFFVAKDCVAELHELEVDARDAHLAEMAEVAHAVVEAFQPQKLNYEALGNSVRHLHWHLIPRRSDDPRPWGPVWEDLEFLRAVWTGAPRYDESERDELREALFRALQRRPVRIEQFYV; via the coding sequence GTGACCGACTGCCCAGCGTGCAAGCGGAACCAAGCGGCTGATCGCGGCGAGGATCCTTGGGCAGTCGCCCGTCTTACGACCGGCTACGTGAAGGTGCATGAGATTCGCTACTTCCGCGGCTACACATTCTTCGTCGCCAAGGACTGTGTCGCTGAGCTCCACGAGTTGGAGGTAGACGCTCGCGACGCCCACCTCGCGGAGATGGCCGAGGTGGCTCACGCCGTCGTTGAGGCGTTCCAGCCTCAGAAGCTCAACTACGAAGCTCTGGGCAACTCCGTGCGACACCTGCACTGGCACCTCATACCGCGCCGTTCGGATGATCCGCGGCCTTGGGGCCCGGTCTGGGAGGACCTGGAGTTTCTAAGGGCTGTGTGGACAGGCGCTCCCCGGTATGACGAGTCAGAGCGCGATGAACTCCGCGAGGCGCTATTCCGTGCGCTCCAACGGCGACCTGTGCGAATCGAGCAGTTCTACGTGTGA